From a single Lolium rigidum isolate FL_2022 chromosome 7, APGP_CSIRO_Lrig_0.1, whole genome shotgun sequence genomic region:
- the LOC124676580 gene encoding BTB/POZ and MATH domain-containing protein 2-like, whose product MASNSSPVVPNHVQLLPETSSICFTESFTATHNFELVNYPMLDGMGVGKCVRSCEFSVGGYKWAITFYPDGSDEVNCASNASAFLRCVSQVKEDVRTKFSLNMLGVDGKVQVTNLGVLDHTFTPATFDWGYQKFVDKSKLKPSLSVESGYLIRCVLTVMKEPRTEVKRNRFIVPQPNLQDHLQQMWKDGQGADLTFSVGGQMFNAHRYLLAARSPVFKAELYGPMKAKATQSIKIDDMEPSIFEDLLHFVYTDSLPEDEHYKEGRMAKFQHLLVAADRYGLERLRLLCESKLCEGIDVETVATTLVLAEQHHRKDLKEACIEFMAPRNVLQAVMATDGFKHLVESCPLVMKELLDMVSRSG is encoded by the coding sequence ATGGCCAGCAACTCCAGCCCTGTAGTCCCTAACCATGTCCAGCTCTTACCTGAGACGTCGTCCATATGCTTTACAGAGAGCTTCACTGCCACCCACAATTTCGAGCTGGTGAATTATCCGATGCTTGATGGCATGGGTGTTGGCAAGTGTGTCAGGTCCTGTGAATTCAGTGTCGGTGGCTACAAGTGGGCTATCACGTTCTACCCAGATGGTAGCGACGAGGTCAACTGTGCTAGTAACGCCTCAGCATTTTTGCGTTGTGTCAGCCAGGTGAAGGAGGATGTGAGAACCAAGTTCAGCTTGAACATGTTGGGGGTAGATGGCAAAGTACAGGTAACCAACCTTGGTGTGCTAGATCATACTTTTACACCGGCAACATTTGATTGGGGCTATCAAAAATTCGTTGACAAATCAAAGCTGAAACCATCATTGAGCGTGGAAAGTGGATACTTGATACGATGTGTTCTCACCGTGATGAAAGAACCTCGAACGGAGGTTAAGAGGAACCGTTTCATTGTACCACAGCCGAATCTGCAAGATCATCTCCAGCAGATGTGGAAGGATGGGCAAGGAGCGGACCTGACGTTTAGTGTGGGTGGTCAAATGTTCAATGCCCACAGATACTTGTTGGCTGCTCGGTCTCCAGTTTTCAAGGCAGAATTATATGGCCCAATGAAGGCGAAGGCAACACAGAGCATCAAGATTGACGACATGGAGCCGTCAATATTCGAGGACCTTCTTCATTTTGTGTACACTGATTCTTTGCCAGAGGACGAGCACTACAAGGAAGGCAGGATGGCAAAATTTCAGCACTTGCTAGTCGCTGCAGATCGATATGGACTAGAGAGATTAAGGCTGCTTTGTGAAAGCAAGCTATGTGAGGGCATAGATGTGGAGACGGTTGCAACAACATTGGTTTTAGCAGAGCAACACCATCGCAAGGATCTCAAAGAAGCTTGCATTGAGTTTATGGCTCCACGGAATGTGCTACAAGCTGTCATGGCAACCGATGGATTCAAACATTTGGTAGAAAGCTGTCCTTTGGTCATGAAAGAGTTATTGGACATGGTTTCCCGTAGTGGCTAG